Genomic segment of Mytilus edulis chromosome 12, xbMytEdul2.2, whole genome shotgun sequence:
tgttttagaCAGTGTGGtcagtatttgtgttttggtACAGAGATGcacttttacttatttttttgttgGCCTTCAATAAACTGTTCGATCTCGAGTCctaatttatttctatataaatataataataatcgTGATATTTTCAAGagattttcattttcttcatataaaaaaatgtaatttaagtATATCGATATATTTGCTGTTTATGTTTTTAGTAGATCTTAATTCAACGCAGCTTTGTTTTTTCCCCGACATAAgttgtttttcaaaataattaagtCCACATGAATTTATTTTCAATGAATTACGAAACCAAATAAAGTTCCTTATATGACAGATTTAATTTCAGAGGATGCATGTACAAGAAACAAAATACGTTTCTTCATTATCTATCGTTACAACTTTCAAGGCtacaaaaatattcatttttttttattaacaatcaaTACAAGAGTAGAAAAACACTAAGATTTCGATAAATAGTACTAGGGAGTTACAAAAATTAACCATATTAAGATCCataaacatgaaatataaacataaaattaacaaacaaaatatgtcattaaTCATGACGACCTCATTCCAAAATAGAAACATTAGGAGCTAGTCAGATGGAACTTTTTGGGGTTAATTGAATTAAGTTTTGTTTCTACTAATACAATATGcaagtcagataaaaaaaaatgtcgaaaCTGTAGCACGTTAAACCATCATTCTAACAAACAAAACTGATTTATTATTAACTTTGATCATTAGTATGCCTGATATCTAAGCTCTTGGATGAAAAAGTTAACTGCACTAATCATCACGTTACATAAATGATAATAGTAAGAATTTGTAACATCGTTCTGAAGATATCAAATCTCTCTATCACAAAAATTCActtaaaattgttcatcaagtcaTTAATAACACCAAAACATTCCTTGGCCTTGTTTATCTACAAGATAAAGAATAATCATTTGTCTTTATCTATAACGAGACATGAGTTATGAGAGATTGCAACTGTTTTCTGCGTAGTTATATAGGTTACACATACTAAAACTGTTTCTTTAGTCATATAATGTGAAGAGAGTATAGTTCTTTTCAACAAACCGTTATTAAGGTAGTACCTGTGCATCGACGCTCACTCGGAATAATAAAGTGCTATTGAAAAATGAATTCAATCGTTGTGGTAGTTGCTTTATGTGTGTTCTGGTATGGAGACATTGTTGTTACAGCATTAGAACCAGACACCGAAGATATAGGGGACCCAGACCCTTTGTCAATGCCTTTGATTACCGACAAAGGTGCACCACTGGTGGCCATGCTAGACACAAAATCCATAAACAGGAAAATGAAGATTTACATACAAACGCTAATGAGGAATACGGTTAAAAATTATGAGAAAGAACAAACACAACGTTCGTTTGAGACATTATTGGAAGGAAACTCGACCGTAGAATTTTTCAGAAATATTACCCTGCAGGAAATAAATGACGTTTTGAAAGAGAAAGGACAAGATCAACTGATTAATCCTGTCAGGAATGAAGgtgattataatatatatttaattagttTTATTGAAAACAGAAAGTATAGATTTAGATTCTTGCCagttatttttatatcttaatccAGTGCAAAACTGTTCCATTGAATATGATTATTAATCAACACGTTTGAATCAAGTTTTGCTATCTTATTCGAAAGAATTATAAACTACAGTGTAATATTACATAAGGTCGTTTGATTGAATTCTTTGTTATGTACTTGCATCCTTGAATCttcttaaattgttttgaaatagAAACAAGAAAATCAGCTTTGAAAATAGTAAGCTTCCTGTCAATGGTAATCTTTTAAAAACTCTTATAGTATACAATcacaattttcttttgttttcttacCTGATTCGAGATAATTTTTaaccattaacatgattaaaaaatgATTGTCTAAACACTGTTGAGTCGATTATGAAGGTTCCAAATATTCGCGTTACAAATGTgttacaaataaatttcaaatattatatataaataatatttttttttaagaaaatcgaaaataaatatAGCGtaatacaaataattattttaacGCAAGTATATTGAAGAAGGatctataaattatttaaaagattCGCGAAAAATATTAAAGTGACATAAATCTGTTAATATCCATTCAAGTTGAAAATACCATGGTTTCATAGAAAAAGACcaagagacaaacaatagtataaacacaaaaataacacagaaaactaaaaactgagcaatacgaacccctccaaaaaacTGATGGTGAGCGCAGATGCTTCGGACGGGTAACCAGATCCTGCTCCACCTGTTTCCTTGTGTTCAAATGTTAATTATCaagttacatatatatttgtttgattctattttttgtatgagaaagcATGGATATGAAACACTGAGCTTTGCAacattttaattgttaattttgtcAAGTTTTGGTTAAACAACTTCTCATTACTTTGTTACTTCCAAGTTGTTATAAAAGTGGACTGTCGTTATAagcatttctttttgtaaatagaTTTTTTCTCGTGAAAAGTATCGAAATGTATTATTCGTCTCCTAGTTATCTTTGTTTCGTCTTAAACATATAGATATGGCTAATGGTATTACAAACGCTGTTATGATCCTTTATCTATGCTGATTTACAATTGAGTCCGATTACTTATCGCAAGAGTCATTACTAAAAATGTATCTAGTTACTCGAGCACCGAAAGtatacaactgttttttttttgataaatgaaagaaaatgcaATTGTGGtttatatttaatgattttaGAACTATGCCAATACAAAAGACTCTATGTTTTCTTTGTCTATAGCATAGCATTTTTATGAGATTGCAGAAACAGTCGACGTTTACAGTATAAAAGATTTACCATCCTAgtgtttaatttataaatgatgtACATTATCATTTACAACTGTTACGTCAGCACAAAATAAACAGATAGCTCAAATATTTATTTTCGtctaaatattttgttaaaatttgcagTAGTAGTGTGATCCTTTTCTAAAGTTTTTAATGTTAGTATGAATTTGTTCTTTGACAATCAATGGGGACATTATTAGGTACCCAACTCATTAAGTGTATAATATATGTTGTTTCTATATGCATACAGCTTTATAGGATTAATTCAAGATAACAACGCATAAACATATATTATAACGATCAAGCCAATAAAACATAACGGTGTTTATCGACCATTTGAACTGCGCACaatgatgaaatataaaaaaagagacaTATATCGAGACAGATCAACCATTACACGTATGTCTTTTGGTCACATGAAGCTCATAATAGTCACAATAACATAATTGTCATGATAACATCCAATCATgatttttcatatcaatttctGAGCAGATATAATTTTGCGTGAATATCTAAATTTGTACctgttaaatatttcatacaacaAGTTATATGCCTGTATATTGAAATATTTCTAGGAGAGAGCAAACAGGACTGCGCTGATATAGTAAAATCAAACCGGAAAGCAAAGTCTGGTGTGTATTTCATATTCCCGGATAAAAAGACAGCAGTGAGAGTCTATTGTAATATGAATACAGTTCATGATGCATGGACAGTAAGTTGcatgttgaaaaattattaaaaaaaacattttatagtAGATAATCTTTACTTATAACAGAATTGTGTGCTTGTTTCAAGTTGGGAACATTGTGAATGATTTCTGTCTTTGGTTTgctttaaaataattcaaaacatgtGGACGCGGgccaattaaaatattataatgcaACAATAGTAGGGTTCACGCCTAAAGGAAGACTACATTTTCACCCTGGTATTTATTTGGATTTTTGTGTAGCATGACTATAATCTTATGGGTAGGGCCACGTTGGTTGAGTGTTATAAGGAGTCCAACTTATGTATCACTAGCTTGTCATCTCCAAATTTGTGAGTGTGGATCCCGCGTATGGCAAGTGCGCACGACT
This window contains:
- the LOC139498190 gene encoding fibrinogen-like protein A isoform X1, with the protein product MNSIVVVVALCVFWYGDIVVTALEPDTEDIGDPDPLSMPLITDKGAPLVAMLDTKSINRKMKIYIQTLMRNTVKNYEKEQTQRSFETLLEGNSTVEFFRNITLQEINDVLKEKGQDQLINPVRNEGESKQDCADIVKSNRKAKSGVYFIFPDKKTAVRVYCNMNTVHDAWTIIQRRLDGTENFQRTWKDYENGFGNPYGEYWIGEYSTRLSHSNKHIHILTSRGRYELRIYLTDLSNTEKYAVYKTFIVGDAASKYKLTVGNYSGNAGDYMAYNNGNKFSTKDQDNDDFLGAAWAMAYGPWWHKSCCYSSLNRKFNHNLYWKSFSGHSAKTSVMMIRKLL
- the LOC139498190 gene encoding fibrinogen-like protein A isoform X2, producing the protein MNSIVVVVALCVFWYGDIVVTALEPDTEDIGDPDPLSMPLITDKGAPLVAMLDTKSINRKMKIYIQTLMRNTVKNYEKEQTQRSFETLLEGNSTVEFFRNITLQEINDVLKEKGQDQLINPVRNEGESKQDCADIVKSNRKAKSGVYFIFPDKKTAVRVYCNMNTVHDAWTIIQRRLDGTENFQRTWKDYENGFGNPYGEYWIGNKHIHILTSRGRYELRIYLTDLSNTEKYAVYKTFIVGDAASKYKLTVGNYSGNAGDYMAYNNGNKFSTKDQDNDDFLGAAWAMAYGPWWHKSCCYSSLNRKFNHNLYWKSFSGHSAKTSVMMIRKLL